A portion of the bacterium genome contains these proteins:
- a CDS encoding cysteine hydrolase — translation MTSLDALAGSRTALLLLDYQLDFLSEAARLPVGRDQVEELLEASNELVRRARSEGWEVVTIGNAFRRHDVIGNLFRRGAAVAGSPGCALDPRLRAEGAAFFEKWRGSALTNPALIAHLAERQIATLVIAGVFTAGCVKATALDAARRGYQVVVPRNAVADKSKAVSDRACVFLERRGVQVILRDS, via the coding sequence ATGACCTCGCTTGATGCCCTCGCCGGGTCCCGTACGGCCCTGCTGCTACTGGACTATCAGTTGGATTTTCTGAGCGAAGCTGCTCGTTTGCCGGTCGGACGCGATCAAGTCGAGGAGCTGTTGGAAGCTTCAAACGAGTTGGTTCGCCGCGCCAGGAGCGAAGGCTGGGAGGTCGTCACCATTGGCAACGCCTTCCGTAGGCATGACGTGATTGGCAACCTCTTCAGGCGTGGCGCTGCCGTCGCCGGCTCACCCGGATGTGCCCTCGATCCGCGCTTGCGGGCGGAGGGTGCGGCCTTCTTTGAAAAGTGGCGAGGGAGCGCTCTGACCAACCCTGCGCTCATCGCTCACCTGGCTGAGCGTCAGATCGCTACGCTCGTGATTGCAGGCGTGTTCACGGCCGGTTGCGTCAAGGCGACGGCGCTTGATGCTGCCCGTCGAGGGTATCAGGTCGTGGTTCCTCGAAACGCGGTGGCCGATAAGTCCAAGGCCGTCAGTGATCGTGCGTGTGTATTTCTCGAACGACGAGGCGTTCAGGTGATTTTGCGCGATTCGTAA
- a CDS encoding DUF1453 family protein, with protein MSGNGIYLFVIAIAALVLWRRTRSMYRPIRGSGIRLLLPLLALLPGLTLIFNPQVSEPAWAYGIAFGLGMVLSIPLIWTTNYEVRADNFIYARKNWGFVVAFVGVVVIRLALRHELTNLEPQAKIALFMTVLCGYLIPWRIVSFIKFRRVLNNAAGSDTALS; from the coding sequence ATGAGTGGCAACGGTATCTATCTCTTCGTGATCGCAATCGCAGCCTTGGTGCTGTGGCGCAGAACGCGGAGCATGTATCGTCCGATCCGCGGCAGCGGGATTCGGCTGCTGCTCCCGTTGCTTGCCTTGCTTCCGGGGCTGACCCTGATTTTCAATCCACAGGTGTCTGAGCCTGCCTGGGCGTACGGGATTGCCTTCGGCCTCGGGATGGTGCTGTCCATCCCGCTGATCTGGACGACCAACTACGAGGTCCGAGCGGACAACTTCATTTACGCCCGGAAGAACTGGGGATTTGTCGTGGCCTTTGTCGGCGTCGTGGTCATCCGGCTGGCCCTTAGGCACGAGCTGACGAACCTCGAGCCTCAGGCGAAAATAGCGCTCTTCATGACGGTGCTCTGTGGCTATCTTATCCCCTGGCGGATCGTGTCATTCATCAAGTTCCGCCGGGTGCTCAACAACGCCGCTGGCAGCGATACTGCGCTGAGCTGA
- a CDS encoding pyrimidine dimer DNA glycosylase, whose protein sequence is MRSWYPFPVEMLDDKRLLAEHNELLIMAKAIAGLNKGYANHPETRRWVGHSKAMKDRHDRLAAEMVRRGFNHRSPWPDGLINPTDGDDYPATLVEPLDVMKAKLQAKQGGL, encoded by the coding sequence ATGCGGAGTTGGTATCCATTTCCTGTCGAGATGCTCGATGACAAGCGCCTTCTTGCGGAGCACAACGAGCTGCTCATCATGGCAAAGGCGATCGCGGGACTGAACAAGGGTTACGCCAATCATCCCGAGACCAGGCGCTGGGTGGGGCACAGCAAGGCCATGAAGGATCGGCACGACCGACTTGCCGCCGAGATGGTTCGCCGGGGCTTCAATCATCGAAGCCCATGGCCCGATGGGCTGATCAATCCGACAGACGGGGACGACTATCCTGCTACCCTGGTAGAACCTTTGGACGTGATGAAGGCCAAGCTTCAAGCAAAACAGGGCGGCCTGTGA
- a CDS encoding helix-turn-helix transcriptional regulator, with translation MSIGEYLKELRHQRNLSAREAAKRIGISYTRLQELENGYSRTTGKPTSPTTDVLIKIAKGYEQPLPLLLQMAGLTPVSQDERQEAELLQIFRGLSEKGRNLAVALVRTVEAQDKQ, from the coding sequence TTGAGCATCGGTGAATACCTGAAAGAGCTACGGCACCAGCGCAATCTCTCTGCCCGTGAAGCCGCGAAGAGAATTGGAATCAGCTACACCAGATTGCAAGAACTCGAAAACGGCTATAGCCGCACTACCGGCAAACCAACCAGCCCGACGACGGATGTTCTGATCAAGATTGCAAAGGGCTACGAGCAACCACTTCCATTGCTCTTGCAGATGGCAGGCTTAACTCCCGTCTCCCAGGATGAGAGACAGGAAGCCGAACTCTTGCAAATCTTTCGTGGCCTAAGCGAGAAGGGCCGAAATCTTGCAGTCGCTCTTGTGCGTACCGTCGAGGCGCAGGATAAGCAATAG
- a CDS encoding recombinase family protein, producing the protein MSNQKCICYYRVSTQAQGISGLGLEAQRASVQRFLAGGQWEQLGEYTDVESGRKSNRPELLKAIAHAKRSNATLIIAKLDRLARNVAFIANLMESRIDFIAVDNPHANKLTIQILAVVAEAEAEMISARTKAALQAAKARGVKLGKPENLTADAIAKGVQAARDVSIARAKEAYSHLLPIVRNARDQGQTFVQIAELLNQQGERTRKGALFQSATVQRILKRA; encoded by the coding sequence GTGTCCAACCAGAAGTGTATCTGCTACTACCGAGTCTCAACCCAGGCCCAGGGTATCAGCGGATTGGGTCTCGAAGCTCAGCGGGCGAGTGTGCAGCGTTTCCTGGCTGGTGGACAGTGGGAACAGTTGGGTGAGTATACGGATGTAGAGAGCGGCAGGAAGAGCAACCGCCCTGAACTCCTAAAGGCCATCGCTCATGCCAAGCGCAGCAATGCCACCCTCATCATTGCCAAACTGGATCGCCTGGCCCGTAACGTTGCCTTCATCGCCAACCTGATGGAGTCGCGGATAGACTTTATTGCGGTAGACAATCCGCACGCGAACAAGCTGACCATCCAGATCCTAGCTGTTGTGGCTGAGGCCGAAGCCGAAATGATTAGTGCCCGCACCAAGGCGGCTCTTCAAGCTGCAAAAGCAAGGGGAGTGAAGTTGGGAAAGCCTGAGAACCTGACCGCTGATGCAATTGCTAAAGGCGTGCAGGCAGCTAGAGATGTGTCGATAGCGCGGGCTAAGGAGGCTTACTCCCATCTCCTACCCATCGTGCGTAATGCGCGGGACCAGGGGCAAACTTTCGTACAGATCGCGGAGCTGCTCAACCAACAGGGTGAACGCACCAGGAAGGGAGCCTTGTTCCAGTCGGCAACGGTGCAGAGGATTCTCAAGCGGGCTTGA